One genomic segment of Ignavibacteriales bacterium includes these proteins:
- the ubiE gene encoding bifunctional demethylmenaquinone methyltransferase/2-methoxy-6-polyprenyl-1,4-benzoquinol methylase UbiE, with product MTVRETIPTERQTYEQSYVRSLFNRIAPHYDFLNHFLSLGFDIQWRKKAVRLLLEYEPRTILDVATGTADLALEVWKPPVEKVYGIDLSPAMLNIAKTKIRRRGLEHSITVEEGSAEQLRFPGDSFDAVMVAFGVRNFSDLHGGLREMYRVLRPGGAVMILEFSRPRRAPFKQLYSFYFTRVLPRLGGAISRSPEAYQYLPSTVQSFPDGDVMLKILGAIGFIGAFHNPLTLGIATIYIAEKPIQ from the coding sequence ATGACGGTGCGCGAGACTATCCCAACGGAGCGGCAGACGTACGAGCAATCGTACGTCAGATCGTTGTTCAATCGGATTGCCCCGCACTACGATTTTCTGAATCATTTTCTGAGCCTCGGGTTCGACATCCAGTGGCGCAAGAAGGCCGTGCGGCTGCTGCTGGAGTACGAGCCCCGCACGATCCTCGATGTCGCCACAGGGACAGCGGATCTCGCACTAGAGGTGTGGAAACCCCCGGTGGAAAAGGTGTACGGGATCGATTTGTCCCCCGCGATGTTGAATATCGCGAAGACCAAGATACGTCGGCGAGGGCTGGAGCACTCTATCACAGTCGAAGAGGGATCGGCCGAGCAGTTGCGATTCCCAGGCGATTCGTTTGACGCCGTCATGGTGGCATTCGGAGTCCGCAATTTTTCCGACCTCCATGGAGGGCTCCGGGAGATGTATCGCGTACTTCGCCCTGGCGGCGCAGTCATGATCCTGGAGTTCTCGCGTCCACGGCGTGCACCGTTCAAGCAGCTGTATTCGTTCTATTTTACACGGGTCCTTCCCAGGCTCGGCGGCGCGATTTCCAGAAGTCCGGAAGCATACCAGTACTTGCCCAGCACCGTCCAGTCATTCCCCGACGGTGACGTCATGTTGAAAATCCTTGGGGCGATTGGCTTCATCGGTGCTTTTCACAATCCGCTGACGCTGGGCATCGCCACCATCTACATAGCTGAGAAACCTATTCAATAA
- a CDS encoding TonB-dependent receptor, giving the protein MKTLLLYITFVLFWPAVGLGQSVFGTLEGTVKDAETRQAVAGANVTLRSTFMGAATDAQGRFRISKIPPGSYTVLVSILGYQRLTLDGVRVVRDERTSIELSIQPVPLQTEPVIITASRREQSLQEVPVSVATVTARMIADRNNITLDDALRYVPGVNVLSDQVNIRGSSGYNRGVGSRVLVLLDGMPYLTGDTGEINWESIPMFTVDRLEVVKGAGSALYGSSALGGVINVITKEAPATPELRFRMFSGMYDKPRYSEWDWSSKPRFNSGVAVSYAGTSGAISYLVSAGRTVDESYRENDTYHRCSLFAKLKYDLSGTQSLTISGNYIDRSHGNFFWWKSLAEATRVPESQRNGEVNSHRGNLSFAYKEFLSDKFFYTAKVIYFGNFWRDDSLGRVNNVSTSHLFSFDVQATYDLNSSNVLTFGVASNYDKVSANLFGTHPGVGAAAYVQDEVALTAELKLTAGLRFDWQKVSVLNSTAQLNPKFGIVYMPDKETSFRASFGSGFRYPAIGELYIESSTNVSAVAVLPNPDLKPETSLSYEVGVSRSLGQTVSVDLAVYSNDFRNLIEPSVGIKRYRPYPASPVEVEGPVIQFENVTKARIQGVETVVRVEWWKKFLSTDVGYTYTWPLDLADNTVLKFRPRHLLYASGVFSWNALRLSADARYLSRIERIDENLVRLAPIVNGEQRVAIKIVDVRTSYDLVALKLPLRVGLNINNLLNYSYVELLGNLGPVRTYYLTIEGMF; this is encoded by the coding sequence TTGAAAACACTCCTGCTCTATATAACTTTCGTTTTGTTCTGGCCCGCGGTCGGGTTGGGTCAGTCGGTCTTCGGTACGCTTGAAGGAACCGTGAAGGACGCCGAGACCAGACAGGCAGTCGCCGGCGCGAATGTCACCCTCCGGTCCACCTTTATGGGGGCCGCAACGGACGCGCAGGGAAGATTTAGAATATCGAAGATCCCCCCCGGTTCCTATACTGTGTTGGTCTCAATCCTTGGATATCAACGCCTGACGCTGGATGGCGTCCGGGTTGTACGTGATGAGAGAACATCCATCGAGCTCTCCATCCAACCCGTGCCGCTGCAAACGGAGCCCGTGATCATTACGGCAAGCAGGCGCGAACAGAGTCTCCAGGAGGTGCCTGTGAGCGTTGCCACTGTCACGGCGCGTATGATCGCAGATAGGAACAATATCACGCTTGACGATGCGCTCCGGTACGTCCCTGGAGTCAACGTTCTCTCCGACCAGGTGAATATCCGTGGCTCGAGCGGCTACAACAGGGGAGTTGGCAGCAGGGTGCTGGTTCTTCTCGATGGTATGCCGTATCTGACCGGCGATACCGGCGAAATAAATTGGGAATCTATTCCCATGTTCACCGTGGATCGGCTGGAAGTTGTCAAAGGTGCGGGTTCAGCACTCTACGGTTCGAGCGCACTCGGAGGAGTCATCAACGTCATCACAAAGGAGGCCCCCGCAACACCGGAGCTGCGGTTCCGGATGTTTTCAGGGATGTACGACAAGCCCCGGTACTCGGAGTGGGACTGGTCTTCAAAGCCCAGATTCAACAGCGGTGTGGCGGTGAGTTATGCCGGTACATCGGGGGCGATCAGCTATCTCGTGAGCGCCGGCCGCACTGTTGACGAAAGTTACAGAGAAAACGACACGTACCATCGGTGTAGCCTGTTTGCCAAACTGAAGTATGATCTGTCGGGCACGCAGAGCCTGACGATTTCGGGCAACTACATCGATCGTTCCCACGGCAATTTCTTCTGGTGGAAAAGTCTTGCGGAAGCGACGCGCGTGCCGGAAAGCCAGCGCAACGGGGAGGTGAACTCTCACCGGGGCAATCTGAGTTTCGCGTACAAGGAATTCCTCTCAGACAAATTCTTCTATACTGCGAAGGTGATTTACTTCGGTAATTTCTGGCGGGATGACAGCCTGGGAAGAGTGAACAACGTCTCTACGTCCCATCTGTTCAGCTTCGACGTCCAGGCAACGTATGATCTCAACAGCTCGAACGTGCTGACATTCGGCGTTGCCAGCAACTACGACAAAGTCAGTGCGAACCTGTTTGGTACTCATCCGGGTGTCGGTGCTGCAGCATACGTTCAGGATGAAGTCGCGTTGACCGCGGAGCTGAAGCTCACAGCTGGATTGAGATTCGATTGGCAGAAGGTCTCGGTGCTGAACTCCACGGCCCAGCTGAATCCCAAATTCGGCATCGTGTATATGCCGGATAAGGAGACAAGCTTCAGGGCATCGTTCGGATCAGGATTCAGGTATCCGGCGATCGGCGAGTTGTATATCGAGAGCTCGACGAATGTTTCGGCAGTCGCCGTGCTCCCCAATCCCGACCTGAAACCGGAGACAAGTCTCTCGTATGAAGTCGGTGTCAGCCGGTCACTTGGACAGACGGTTTCCGTCGACCTGGCGGTCTACTCCAATGATTTTCGAAATCTGATCGAGCCGAGCGTTGGGATCAAACGGTATCGTCCCTACCCGGCGTCCCCGGTCGAGGTAGAAGGGCCCGTGATCCAGTTCGAAAACGTGACCAAAGCCCGCATTCAGGGGGTCGAAACAGTGGTGCGCGTCGAATGGTGGAAGAAATTCCTGTCAACAGATGTCGGTTACACGTACACATGGCCGCTCGATCTCGCAGACAACACGGTTCTGAAATTCCGGCCGCGTCATCTCCTCTACGCAAGCGGAGTCTTCTCATGGAATGCTCTGCGGCTGTCAGCGGATGCGCGCTACCTTTCTCGCATCGAGCGGATCGACGAAAACCTCGTGCGTCTTGCTCCAATCGTCAACGGAGAACAGCGCGTCGCAATCAAAATCGTGGACGTCCGCACGTCGTACGATCTCGTCGCCCTCAAACTCCC